The genomic region AGATCGATAATGCGGCGGGCAAGCTTCAGCCGTTTGTGCCCCTGTGTGCGCCGCCCCTTCGCCAAGTCGGCGTGGGCCAGCGTCAAGTAGCGTTGCGCGATTTTGCCCATGGCCTGTTTGGCTGCGGCGTTGTCGGGATCCAGCGTCAACGCCTGTTTGAGCGCGCTTATGGCGCTTCTGCCCGGCGGCCACATCAACTGACGCTGCGCCATGCGCTGTTTGGCCAGCGCCACCAACTGGTCGGCGTTGGGGCTCTGCCCGTGGGCGGGGGCGCTGAGTAGCAGCAAGAGGGTGAGAATCAGCGCAAGACGACGCATAAAGGCTCCTGATGGGTGACGCGCAGTGGGCAACCCGGGTGGCGTCAGAGGGGGAATTATGCGAGTTTTTCAGGCTGACTCTCAAGAGAGCGCAATCAACGCCAAGCCGATGAGTTCGCCGTGAAGATCAAACGTCGCGCCAAATCCAAATCCGCCCCCGCGCATCTGCGCGCCGCCGCCCAGGAATCCTGGAGTCAGGTTCAGGCGGCGTTGGCCGTACAGGATCTGGCCGCCGCCGAACGCGCCCTGCGCGAGACGCTGAAGCGGCAGGCGGAGCATTGGCCCGCGCGGCAAACCCTGATGCGCCTGCTGGCCGAAACCGGACGCGCTGATGAGGCCCGTGTGGTGGCGGAGGAGTCGTTGGCGCTGCGCCCCAGTGACGCCGCCCTGGCCCATGAGATCGGCATGTTGCTAGTCACCCAGGGGGCGTTCGCGTCCGCCTTTACGGCGTTTGAGGTCGTCGCCAGGCAGCTGCCGCACAACGCCGATGCGCAGAACAATCTGGGTGGTTGTCTACGCGAGATGGAGCGCAATGACGATGCGGCGCGTTACTTCGCCAAAGCGTTGAAGTTGGATCCGGCGCACCCCCACGCGCGCTTCAATATGGCCCAGAGCCTGATGGAGGCTGGGCGACGCAGCGAAGCGGTGGCGGCGCTGCTGGAGCTGCTCAAACTCAACCCGGAACACGCCGACGCCTTGCGTCTGCTGGCGTTGTGGGATCGAAGCGCGGTGGCGCCTGAGCATCGCAGCGCCCTGGAGCGCCTGGCGGCGCGCCCGGAGGGCGTGGATGACGCCGCCATGCGCGCGGGCTTCGGCTTGGCGGCGCTGCTGGAGGCGGAGGGCGACTATGGCGCGGCGTTCGCTGCGCTCAGTCGCGCCAACGCGCGCATGCGCGCCAGCTATACCTATGATGTGGCCGATGATGTGGCGCAGCACGCGGCGCTGATGGCGGCCACGCCATCGCTGGATGGGGATCCGCAGAGCGGCGTGGATGACGCCACGCCCATCTTTATTCTCGGCATGCCGCGTTCGGGCACCTCGCTGGTGGAGCAGATTCTCGCCAGCCACTCACATGTGGCGGGGGGCGGCGAGCGCAATGATCTGCGCCGCGTCGTGCTGGGGGGGTGGGATGCGCGCGGTTGGCGCTTCCCTGACGGCATGCAAACCCTTTCCAACGCTGACGTGACCCGTATGGCGCAGGAGTACCTTCAGCGTCTGCGGGAGGTGGCTTCGCCCCAGCAGGCGCGCCGCATCACCGACAAGATGCCCGCCAACTATCTGTTCATCGGGTTGATCCGGCGCATGCTGCCCAACGCGCGCATCATCCACTGCGTGCGCGACCCGCGCGATGTGGCGCTCTCCATCTTCAAAACCTGGTTTAGCGGCGAGTTGCCCTATGCCTATGATCTGGCGGAGCTGGGGCGCTACTTCGCCGCCTATGAGCGCCTGATGGCGCATTGGAAGGCCTTGGCGCCGGAGGCGATTTACCGCGTGCGTTATGAGACGTTGGTGGCGCAGCCGGAGGCGGAGATTCGACAATTGCTGGATTTCTGCGGCCTGCCGTTTGAGCAGGCGTGTGTGGATTTTCATCGCAGTAAGCGGGTGGTGCGCACCGCCAGTCTGGCGCAGGTGCGCCAACCCATCTACGGCGGCGCGGTGGCGCGTTGGAAGCGTTACGGGGACGAGGCGCTGCGCCCATTTACCGAGGCGCTGGGGGCGTCCGATAGTCTACTGGACGTTTGACGGCGCGAAACCAAAACGGCACAGATCGGCCAATGTTTGCGTGACGCAGGCCCGGCTGGCGTTGACTCTTGGCCGCCGACTGGTCGGCGGCGGGGTCTGGGGGCGGCGCCCCCAGCGGGGTTTGGGGCGGCGCCCCAAGGTTTGGTTGTTGGGAGCTCGAGGGCGGAGCCCTCGATATCTTCCATTTTCAAAATCGCCAATGTTCAATTTTGAATTTGACTGACTATATACCGATGGAACCTGGGCGCAGATATCGGGGGATATGGTCTATTTCAGCGATGGTCAGCAGTGCGTGATTTCAGGCAATCTGTTGAACTGCAATTGAGACTGACATGATGGGCGAGGGGGCGGCGCGGTCTGGTTTGTGCTGCGTGCGCATTCCGTTGTCGGCAGGGGCGCGGCTTTGACGGCGTCGGCGCCGTCAAAGCCGCGTGTGCATTTTACAGTTGGTTGCCGGGGCGGAAGTTGGTCAGGGTGTGGGTGTGTTTGCCCTTGGCGTTGACCTTGTGGTAGACGCCGCCGCCCATATCCAGCACGCTGGAGCAGCGCAATTTATCCGCGTTCTTGGGGGAGGTGGTGCAGTGTTGGCCCTGGTCATTGATGGACCAGACGCGCCCCTTGTCGCGCTTGCCATTGGGGCGCAGCACGATATGTGATCCATCCGGCGCTTCGTAGGCCTGGAATCTCTTGTCTTTGGGGACAAACACCCCATCAAACGTGTGGTCTGTGAAGAGTTTGATCGCCGCCTCTTTGTCCAGCGGCGTCGCCGCCTGCGCGGCGAAGGGCAGACAAACGCCCAGCGCAGCCATAACCAACCACTTTTGCATCCCGTCTCTCCCTATTATTGTTTGTGAGAGACGCTACAGCTGATCAGCCAATCGGCGGTGCTCCACCATCAAGCAGTGATCCTCCACATAGGCCATGCCCGCCTCAGAAGCGATGCGCGCCGATTCCGGGTGCGCAATCTCCTTCTGCAACCACACGCTTTTGGCCTTGATGGCGGCCGCCGAGCGCACCACATCCGGGGTGTCTTCGGACTTGCGGAACACATCCACCATGTCCACAACGATGTCCGACGGAATCGCCTCCAACGACGGATAGGCTTTTTCGCCCAACACCTCGTCACTGCCCGGGCGCACCGGAATAATGACGTAGCCCTGCTCCTTCAAATAGGCGGCCACGCGATGCGAGGCGCGTTCGGGCTTGGGCGACAGCCCCACCACGGCGATGGTTTTGGTCTGTTTGAGCAGATCGATCATCTGTGCGTCATCCATGGGTCTCACCTATTTGTTGCCGTAAACGGAAGAGAGTTCCAAGCTATTTGATTTAAGGGCCAAATTTCGGCGCCGAGCAGTGGGTCTCCTCGCCGATGCTCCAGAAGATGCGCGAGCCCCCCGAGGGGGTGTTGACCAGGCTGAAGCTGGAGGCCACGCACAGACGATTGCCCGCGCCGGTGCGCACCGGCAGGTTCAGATTGTCGATGTGGCCGCAGTTGCGCAGCAGCACGTGCAGGGCGTCCAGCACGTCTGGATCCTCCATCAGATCCTCAGCGGAGCGGCCGGCCCACTCCTCGGGGTTCAACTGCAGCAGTTTGCCGCCCATGGCGTTGATGGCGAGGATGGCGTGTTTGTCGTCGGGGGTGAACCACAGCGCGGGCTCAGGAATCGACTCGGGATTGAGCACCGCCTGGTGCGAGCGCGCCGACTGCACCATGGCGTTGAGCACCGCCGTCTGTGTGAGCAGGCCGCGGAAGGAGCCGTCGGCCTCGGCCACCGGGATGCGGCGGTGGGTGGTCTCCACAAAGAAGTCCAGCGCCTTGAGGAGGTCAGTCTCCGGCGTCAGATAGTTGATGCTGTGGGACATGAAGCTGGAGACCGGTCGTTCGGGATCCCAATCAGGCTCCATGCGCAGGCGGATCAGATCGCGCTCGGTGACGATGCCCACCATGACGTGATCGGCCACCACCACCACACAGCCGCGGTGCCAGCCCATCATCAGTTTGGCCGCTTCGCGATAACTGACGTCGGGTCCCACCTCCGGCAGCGGCGGACTGATCATGTCGGCGACCTGGAACTGAATCAGCAGACTGGTGCGCGGCAGAGCGGCGAGAATCTGCTTCTCCATGATGCCGCCGCTGAGTACGCCATCCTCGTTGAGTACGGGGAAGCGGCGGAAGCGGCGCTGGTTATACAGGTCGATCAACTCCTGAATCGGCGTCTCCTCGCGCACCGACACCGGCGCCGACAGGCGCATCTCGCGCAGAGTCTTGCTGTGGGGGTCGCGCCCCTGCACGATCCACTTGAGCATGTCGAATTCGGTGAGCAGCCCCACCAAGCGCATCTGGTCCAGCACCACCGCAAACCCCGGCGGTCCATGGCCGCCGCCCTGGGCCACCGCGCGCATGGCCACGGCCAGGGTGTCCCCGGGAGAGAGGGTGATGACATTGCGGAACATGCGGTCGCGTACGTACATGACAGGGCCTCAACCAGTGAGCCGCGCGCAACGGAAAGGGCGCGGGCGCCGTGGGTGGATCTGCGTGCTTTGGCGGATGAATTCGCCCATGATAGCGCGCCATGCCGATAAAATAACGGAAATAATCTCAGGCGCGCATCGCGGATTTTTTGCCCCAGCGGCGGAAACAGGGTAACGTGTGCGCTTAACCGGACCTGAAACGCAATGGCGGCGTTGCGCATTATGGGCTTTCCTAACAGACCGCATTCATGCAAATATCATGCTCGAACAGGCGCGAGAGGTTCTGATCCTGGAGGCGGAGGCGATCCGCGCGGTGGCCGATCGGCTCGACGCCCGCTTTGAAGAGGCGGTGCGCGTGCTGTTGGCCTGCCAGGGGCGGGTGGTGGCCACCGGCATGGGCAAATCGGGCCTGATCGCGCAGAAGGTGGCGGCCACTCTGGCCAGCACCGGGACCCCCTCGCTGTTTCTGCATCCCGGCGACGGCAGCCACGGCGATCTGGGCATGGTGACTCAGCAGGATGTGGTGTTGGCGTTTTCCAACAGCGGCGAGACCGAAGAGGTGCTGGCCCTGCTGCCGGTGATCAAACGTCTGGGCGCCGGACTGATCAGCCTGGTGGGGGAGTTGGACTCCACTCTGGGGCGCATGAGCGACGTGGCGCTGGACGTGTCGGTGGCGCGCGAGGCGTGCCCGCTGAACCTGGCGCCCACCAGCTCCACCACCGCCGCGCTCGCCTTGGGCGACGCCCTGGCGGTGGCGCTGCTGACCGCGCGTGGGTTTGATGAGGAGCGTTTTGCGCTGTTCCATCCCGGCGGCAGTCTGGGGCGCAAGCTGCTGCTCACGGTGCGCCGGGTGATGCATGCGGGGGAGGAGATCCCCCTGGTGGATGAGAACGCGCCGCTGCGCGAGGCGCTGCTGGAGATGACCGCCAAACGGCTGGGTCTAACCGGCGTGCGCAGCGCCGACGGCGCGTTGGTGGGCGTGATCACTGACGGTGATTTGCGGCGCCATCTGGAGTGGGAGGCCGAGGGCGTGCTCAGCGCCACCGCCAAGCAGATGATGACGCGCAACCCGAAAACCATTGAGGCCGATGCATTGGCCGCCGAAGCGCTGCGGGTGATGCAGCAGGGGCAGATCACCAGTCTGTTCGTGATGGATCGCGGCGCGCTGGCCGGGGTGGTGCATCTGCACGATCTGCTGCGCGCCGGGCTGGCGTAGGCCAAGGGGGCGAAATGATCCCGAACGCAGGCGAAGAGAACACTCTGTGGACGCCGCAACTGGCTGAACGCGCAGCGAAGATTCGCCTGTTGGCGCTGGATGTGGACGGCGTGCTGACCGATGGCGGCATCTATCTGGATAACGCTGGCGGCGAGATGAAGCGCTTCAATGTGCAGGATGGCCTGGGCGCGCGTCTATTGTTGGATGCGGGCGTGGCGGTGGGGGTGATCACCGCGCGCAAATCCGATCTGGTGGCGCGGCGGGCGCGGGAGTTGAAACTGGCGTTCGCCCACCAGGGCGCGCATGAAAAATGGGCCTGCCTGGAACAGGAGATGGCGACGCGCGGTCTGACAGCCGACCAGTGCGCGTTCATGGGCGATGACCTGGTGGATCTGGGCGTGATGAGCCGCGTTGGCTTGGCCGCCTGTCCGGCCAACGCCCACGAAGAGACGCGCCGTCGTAGCCATTGGCAAGCCTCCGCCGCGGGCGGCGAAGGCGCGGTGCGCGAGTTGGCCGATCATATTTTGCGCGCCCAGGGGCGTTGGGACGAGATCGTCGCGGCCATGGTCGCCGGGACGTATGGCCACGCCGCTCAGTAGAGCGCGCGGGCGGTTGAAGGATCTGAAGAAGCGTGCGCAAGGGCGTCAAAAATCTCTTTTTGCTGATTCCGGTGGCGATCATCGGCGCGGCGCTGTGGCGTCTGGATCAGACCCAGACCGTGGACGTCGCCGATCCGACCCCCGGCGAGGACGCGGCCCGTTCCCGGGTGACCGGCATCAATCTGGTGCAGTATGATGGCGGTCAGACGCGCTGGACCTTGAGCGCGCCGCGCGCCCAGGAGGGCGCCGATGGCTGGACCATCGTGATGGAGCCACGATTGACGCTGTATGGCGCCGAGGGCGGCGTGGTGCGGGTCTCCGCCCGCAGCGGTCGCGTGGCGGGCGCCAATCGCGAGATGGCGTTCGAGCAGAGCGTGGTGGTGCACGATGGCGATGGCGGTCGTTTGCTCACTGAACGGCTGCGCTTTGATCCGAAGCAAAAAATTCTCCATAATGAGGAGTTTTTTACGGCGGTCAGAGAGGGAATCGAGTTGCAGGGCCGGGGCATGCGACTGCTCGAAGAGGGGCGTCGCCTGGAGGTTCTGCATGATGTCACAATGCGGTTGACGGGCGGCGCGCGCCAATGGGTGGAGTCGCCGGGCAGATGATGAGGAAACGGTCAGTGCGGCGCAAAGCGAGAACGGGCGTGTCGGCAAAACGATGGGGAGTCGTCCTGGCGGGCGCATTATGGGCGCTAGTCCTCGGCGCGGCGCCGACGCACGCCGCCTCCCAGAACGCCGCGCTGGTGATCAGTTCAGACCGCCTGGAGATGGATGAGGCCAAGCAGTTGGCGGTCTTCTCCGGCCGCGTGGAAGCGGTGGAGGGGGAGATGCGGCTGACCGCGCGGCGCATGACGGTGCGCTATCTGCCCGCAGAAAATGGCCGCAATAAACGTGAGCTGATTCAAGAGATCTACGCCCAGGGCGATGTAACCCTCAAGCAGGGCGACACCGAGGGCAACGCCAGCGAGGCGCGCTATCAAGTGGGACAGCGCCGTCTGGAGATGATCGGCAAGAGCGAACCGGCTTCGGTGCGCTTCGGTAAAGATCACGTGCGCGGCGCGCGCATCAAGGTGACGTTGAACGCCAACCGGCAGGTGAAGAACGTGCGCGTGGATGGCGGCGCCACCGGCGGGCGGGTGACCATGAAAATCATTCCCGGGCAAGAGCGCGCCGGCGCGGGCGATCAGCAGCCATGAGTGAGGCGGGCGCCCAGATGAGCGCGCCCGACGCGGCGTCGGACGGCGCCCCC from Magnetofaba australis IT-1 harbors:
- a CDS encoding CoA-binding protein, with amino-acid sequence MDDAQMIDLLKQTKTIAVVGLSPKPERASHRVAAYLKEQGYVIIPVRPGSDEVLGEKAYPSLEAIPSDIVVDMVDVFRKSEDTPDVVRSAAAIKAKSVWLQKEIAHPESARIASEAGMAYVEDHCLMVEHRRLADQL
- a CDS encoding KdsC family phosphatase is translated as MIPNAGEENTLWTPQLAERAAKIRLLALDVDGVLTDGGIYLDNAGGEMKRFNVQDGLGARLLLDAGVAVGVITARKSDLVARRARELKLAFAHQGAHEKWACLEQEMATRGLTADQCAFMGDDLVDLGVMSRVGLAACPANAHEETRRRSHWQASAAGGEGAVRELADHILRAQGRWDEIVAAMVAGTYGHAAQ
- a CDS encoding LptA/OstA family protein, with product MSAKRWGVVLAGALWALVLGAAPTHAASQNAALVISSDRLEMDEAKQLAVFSGRVEAVEGEMRLTARRMTVRYLPAENGRNKRELIQEIYAQGDVTLKQGDTEGNASEARYQVGQRRLEMIGKSEPASVRFGKDHVRGARIKVTLNANRQVKNVRVDGGATGGRVTMKIIPGQERAGAGDQQP
- a CDS encoding KpsF/GutQ family sugar-phosphate isomerase is translated as MMLEQAREVLILEAEAIRAVADRLDARFEEAVRVLLACQGRVVATGMGKSGLIAQKVAATLASTGTPSLFLHPGDGSHGDLGMVTQQDVVLAFSNSGETEEVLALLPVIKRLGAGLISLVGELDSTLGRMSDVALDVSVAREACPLNLAPTSSTTAALALGDALAVALLTARGFDEERFALFHPGGSLGRKLLLTVRRVMHAGEEIPLVDENAPLREALLEMTAKRLGLTGVRSADGALVGVITDGDLRRHLEWEAEGVLSATAKQMMTRNPKTIEADALAAEALRVMQQGQITSLFVMDRGALAGVVHLHDLLRAGLA
- a CDS encoding CBS domain-containing protein — its product is MYVRDRMFRNVITLSPGDTLAVAMRAVAQGGGHGPPGFAVVLDQMRLVGLLTEFDMLKWIVQGRDPHSKTLREMRLSAPVSVREETPIQELIDLYNQRRFRRFPVLNEDGVLSGGIMEKQILAALPRTSLLIQFQVADMISPPLPEVGPDVSYREAAKLMMGWHRGCVVVVADHVMVGIVTERDLIRLRMEPDWDPERPVSSFMSHSINYLTPETDLLKALDFFVETTHRRIPVAEADGSFRGLLTQTAVLNAMVQSARSHQAVLNPESIPEPALWFTPDDKHAILAINAMGGKLLQLNPEEWAGRSAEDLMEDPDVLDALHVLLRNCGHIDNLNLPVRTGAGNRLCVASSFSLVNTPSGGSRIFWSIGEETHCSAPKFGP
- the lptC gene encoding LPS export ABC transporter periplasmic protein LptC yields the protein MRKGVKNLFLLIPVAIIGAALWRLDQTQTVDVADPTPGEDAARSRVTGINLVQYDGGQTRWTLSAPRAQEGADGWTIVMEPRLTLYGAEGGVVRVSARSGRVAGANREMAFEQSVVVHDGDGGRLLTERLRFDPKQKILHNEEFFTAVREGIELQGRGMRLLEEGRRLEVLHDVTMRLTGGARQWVESPGR
- a CDS encoding tetratricopeptide repeat-containing sulfotransferase family protein codes for the protein MKIKRRAKSKSAPAHLRAAAQESWSQVQAALAVQDLAAAERALRETLKRQAEHWPARQTLMRLLAETGRADEARVVAEESLALRPSDAALAHEIGMLLVTQGAFASAFTAFEVVARQLPHNADAQNNLGGCLREMERNDDAARYFAKALKLDPAHPHARFNMAQSLMEAGRRSEAVAALLELLKLNPEHADALRLLALWDRSAVAPEHRSALERLAARPEGVDDAAMRAGFGLAALLEAEGDYGAAFAALSRANARMRASYTYDVADDVAQHAALMAATPSLDGDPQSGVDDATPIFILGMPRSGTSLVEQILASHSHVAGGGERNDLRRVVLGGWDARGWRFPDGMQTLSNADVTRMAQEYLQRLREVASPQQARRITDKMPANYLFIGLIRRMLPNARIIHCVRDPRDVALSIFKTWFSGELPYAYDLAELGRYFAAYERLMAHWKALAPEAIYRVRYETLVAQPEAEIRQLLDFCGLPFEQACVDFHRSKRVVRTASLAQVRQPIYGGAVARWKRYGDEALRPFTEALGASDSLLDV